In the Micromonospora narathiwatensis genome, one interval contains:
- a CDS encoding NUDIX domain-containing protein: protein MTPELPRDLPVLERRAVRVVVLDVVERVLLFHTRDPDHPRLGTWWELPGGGLDPGETYLDAAVRELREETGIVVGPADVGAPTWRRRASFIHRQSRHLQDEVVVTVRLPGRGPDVDDAERLDYEVEDYFGFRWWPVAEVVTARPRCYPGRLPELLPAFLAGEEIDEPFELWS, encoded by the coding sequence ATGACCCCGGAGCTGCCCCGCGACCTGCCGGTGCTCGAACGCCGCGCGGTCCGGGTGGTGGTGCTCGACGTCGTCGAGCGGGTGCTGCTGTTCCACACCCGCGACCCGGACCACCCCCGCCTCGGCACCTGGTGGGAGCTGCCCGGCGGCGGGCTCGACCCCGGGGAGACGTACCTCGACGCCGCCGTGCGGGAACTGCGTGAGGAGACCGGCATCGTGGTCGGCCCGGCCGACGTGGGCGCGCCGACCTGGCGGCGTCGGGCCAGCTTCATCCACCGCCAGTCGCGCCACCTCCAGGACGAGGTGGTGGTCACGGTCCGGCTGCCCGGGCGGGGACCCGACGTGGACGATGCCGAACGGCTCGACTACGAGGTGGAGGACTACTTCGGGTTCCGCTGGTGGCCGGTCGCCGAGGTGGTCACCGCCCGGCCGCGCTGCTATCCGGGGCGGCTGCCCGAGCTGTTGCCGGCGTTCCTGGCCGGCGAGGAGATCGACGAGCCGTTCGAGCTGTGGTCGTGA
- a CDS encoding class I SAM-dependent methyltransferase, with product MAQLFGEVAGVYDEARPGYPPALVEAIRAYHGGVPGALVEVGAGSGVATRTLRGLGAPMTCVEPDRRMARVLAERFPEVEVVTVPFEEWTPPPGGVPALACALAWHWLDPATRNRRAYDTLTPGGTLAVFGHRYAYVDPAHAAALHEAFESVDPQRFRDRSDDWFHADITDSGLFADVRSVRFRRDVPLDTAAYQRLVRTFSPQLRRPPELRERVLAAVGAAVDGFGGTVVLDLRTTLVLARRPA from the coding sequence ATGGCACAACTCTTCGGTGAGGTGGCCGGCGTTTACGACGAGGCCCGCCCAGGCTACCCACCGGCACTCGTCGAGGCGATCCGCGCGTATCACGGCGGGGTGCCCGGGGCGCTGGTCGAGGTGGGTGCGGGCAGCGGTGTCGCCACCCGGACGCTGCGCGGCCTGGGCGCGCCGATGACCTGCGTGGAGCCGGACCGCCGGATGGCGCGGGTGCTGGCGGAGCGGTTCCCCGAGGTCGAGGTGGTGACCGTCCCGTTCGAGGAGTGGACCCCGCCGCCGGGTGGGGTGCCGGCGCTGGCCTGCGCGCTGGCCTGGCACTGGCTGGATCCGGCCACCCGCAACCGGCGGGCGTACGACACGCTCACCCCCGGCGGCACCCTGGCCGTCTTCGGGCACCGCTACGCGTACGTCGACCCGGCGCACGCGGCGGCGCTGCACGAGGCGTTCGAGTCGGTGGACCCGCAGCGGTTCCGCGACCGCTCCGACGACTGGTTCCACGCCGACATCACCGACAGCGGCCTGTTCGCCGACGTCCGCTCGGTGCGGTTCCGCCGGGACGTGCCGCTGGACACGGCGGCGTACCAGCGGTTGGTGCGCACGTTCTCGCCCCAGCTACGGCGGCCCCCGGAGCTGCGGGAGCGGGTGCTCGCCGCGGTCGGCGCGGCGGTTGACGGGTTCGGCGGCACGGTCGTGCTGGACCTGCGTACCACCCTGGTCCTGGCCCGCCGCCCGGCCTGA
- a CDS encoding type II toxin-antitoxin system PemK/MazF family toxin, producing the protein MAGLLRSVASRLGRITGGAIAPARTAGPIPAQVARRRQVAVLQRRELSYAPELDGQADPGEIVWTWVPYEDDPRQGKDRPVLVVGRQSRTLFGLMLSSQSDRDGQRHWLALGPGEWDRDKRPSWVRLDRVLTMREDGIRREGAVLDRPRFDRVGQALRAGYGWL; encoded by the coding sequence GTGGCAGGTCTGTTGAGGAGTGTGGCGTCCCGGCTCGGCCGGATCACCGGGGGCGCGATCGCGCCCGCCCGTACCGCCGGACCGATCCCCGCCCAGGTGGCCCGACGCCGCCAGGTCGCCGTGCTGCAGCGGCGCGAGCTGTCGTACGCCCCGGAGCTGGACGGGCAGGCCGACCCGGGGGAGATCGTGTGGACCTGGGTCCCGTACGAGGACGACCCCCGCCAGGGCAAGGACCGCCCGGTGCTGGTGGTCGGCCGGCAGAGCCGTACGTTGTTCGGGCTGATGCTCTCCAGCCAGAGCGACCGGGACGGCCAGCGGCACTGGCTCGCCCTCGGCCCGGGCGAGTGGGACCGCGACAAGCGCCCGAGCTGGGTACGCCTCGACCGGGTGCTCACGATGCGTGAGGACGGCATCCGGCGTGAGGGCGCGGTGCTGGACCGGCCGCGGTTCGACCGGGTGGGCCAGGCCCTGCGGGCCGGCTACGGCTGGCTCTGA
- a CDS encoding phosphotransferase enzyme family protein, whose translation MDERLAARVAEDFGLALVSAVPVEFGADPTAELWRAGTVDGHGYAVKLSGGGTPAGLVVAAELARRGVPGVPAPLVTREGRLSTVHEGRRLTVVPWLSGERAADGGMRPAHWRRYGAVLAAAHAVPLTDELAGLPREDHTHAAIAAAVRETDGRLRGVDGSADRWTREVAAHWRAAAADTARLLDRVDRLGAELRARPAELVVCHGDPHLGNVLLGPAGEVWLIDWDDAVLAPRERDLMFVLGGGPAWAFDSRLDEAAFRAGYGPMRPDPVRLAYHLGARTLDDLWSWSAEVADAGRSEADRVRALRIVEGLLSPSGLVSLARGALRDLGRWDG comes from the coding sequence GTGGACGAGCGGCTCGCCGCCCGGGTCGCCGAGGACTTCGGCCTGGCCCTGGTCTCCGCCGTGCCGGTGGAGTTCGGCGCGGATCCCACCGCCGAGCTGTGGCGGGCGGGCACCGTGGACGGCCACGGGTACGCGGTCAAGCTCAGTGGCGGCGGCACCCCGGCCGGGCTCGTGGTGGCCGCGGAGCTCGCCCGGCGCGGCGTACCGGGTGTCCCGGCGCCGCTGGTCACCAGGGAGGGGCGGCTCAGCACCGTACACGAGGGACGCCGGCTCACCGTGGTGCCGTGGCTCTCCGGCGAGCGGGCCGCCGACGGTGGGATGCGCCCCGCCCACTGGCGTCGGTACGGCGCGGTCCTGGCCGCCGCGCACGCGGTGCCGCTGACCGACGAGCTGGCCGGGCTGCCCCGGGAGGACCACACCCACGCCGCGATCGCGGCGGCGGTGCGGGAGACCGACGGGCGGCTGCGCGGGGTGGACGGGTCGGCCGACCGCTGGACCCGGGAGGTGGCCGCCCACTGGCGGGCGGCCGCCGCCGACACGGCGCGGCTGCTGGACCGGGTCGACCGGCTCGGTGCGGAGCTGCGGGCCCGGCCGGCCGAGCTGGTGGTCTGCCACGGCGATCCGCACCTGGGCAATGTGCTGCTGGGCCCGGCCGGGGAGGTCTGGCTGATCGACTGGGACGACGCGGTGCTCGCCCCACGGGAACGTGACCTGATGTTCGTCCTCGGCGGAGGGCCAGCCTGGGCCTTCGACAGCCGGCTCGACGAGGCCGCCTTCCGGGCCGGTTACGGTCCGATGCGGCCGGACCCGGTCCGGCTCGCGTACCACCTCGGGGCCCGAACGCTCGACGACCTGTGGAGCTGGTCGGCGGAGGTGGCCGACGCCGGCCGGTCCGAGGCCGACCGGGTCCGCGCCCTGCGGATCGTCGAGGGGCTGCTGTCGCCGTCGGGCCTGGTCAGCCTCGCCCGGGGCGCGTTGCGCGACCTGGGTCGCTGGGACGGCTGA
- a CDS encoding GGDEF domain-containing protein, whose translation MPDPMTVASGISAAGALVSAWQLRRRALRAEAEIELLQAELAAERHAASHDPLTGLPNRRAFYRLAAALLTDAAGKPLVAIVLDLDDFKLVNDRYGHAAGDQVLVSVAQRLSTFAGDNLVARLGGDEFAGLLASPTVDRRWIEHATRRLCEALAAPIPLGARTVQVTASVGLAPVHCPTQLTDALCRADAAMYQAKSVGAARRPRQLVDSPQLAEC comes from the coding sequence GTGCCGGATCCGATGACCGTCGCCTCCGGAATCTCCGCCGCCGGCGCCCTTGTCTCCGCCTGGCAGCTGCGCCGCCGGGCCCTGCGGGCCGAGGCGGAGATCGAGCTGCTCCAGGCCGAGTTGGCGGCCGAGCGGCACGCGGCCAGCCACGATCCGCTCACCGGGCTGCCGAACCGGCGGGCCTTCTACCGGCTGGCCGCGGCGCTGCTGACCGACGCCGCCGGTAAGCCGCTGGTGGCGATCGTGCTCGACCTCGACGACTTCAAGCTGGTCAACGACCGTTACGGGCACGCCGCCGGCGATCAGGTGCTGGTCAGCGTGGCGCAGCGGCTCTCCACGTTCGCCGGGGACAACCTGGTCGCCCGGCTCGGCGGGGACGAGTTCGCCGGGCTGCTGGCCAGCCCCACGGTGGACCGGCGATGGATCGAGCACGCCACCCGCCGGCTCTGCGAGGCGCTCGCCGCACCGATCCCGCTCGGTGCCCGCACCGTGCAGGTGACCGCCTCCGTCGGGCTCGCCCCGGTGCACTGCCCGACGCAGCTGACCGACGCGCTCTGCCGGGCCGACGCGGCGATGTACCAGGCGAAGAGCGTCGGCGCGGCGCGGCGCCCCCGGCAACTCGTGGACAGCCCGCAGCTGGCCGAGTGCTGA
- a CDS encoding DUF397 domain-containing protein, whose protein sequence is MQLPQNGVPTTELPPVRWQKSRRSNPSGNCVELAELPDGAGIAVRNSRHPEGPALIYTVDEIAAFVLGARDGDFDHLITDWCHRRN, encoded by the coding sequence ATGCAGTTGCCACAGAACGGTGTGCCGACCACTGAGCTGCCACCGGTGCGGTGGCAGAAGAGCCGGCGAAGTAACCCGAGCGGCAACTGCGTCGAGTTGGCCGAGCTGCCCGACGGCGCCGGCATCGCGGTACGCAACTCCCGGCACCCCGAGGGCCCGGCGCTGATCTACACCGTGGACGAGATCGCCGCGTTCGTACTCGGCGCGCGGGACGGCGACTTCGACCATCTGATCACCGACTGGTGTCATCGGCGGAACTGA
- a CDS encoding helix-turn-helix domain-containing protein: MTTVSAEGGPTSGPTVLRMLLGAQLRRLREGAGVSRESAGWEIRSSESKISRMELGRVGFKERDVADLLTLYGVTAAEERGPLLKLARDANSPGWWHGYGDVLPSWFQSYLGLEAAAVLIRTYEVQFVPGLLQTPEYARAVIRLGHRGALPGELDRRVGLRMERQRVLRRSDPPQLWAVLDEAALRRPIGGVEVMREQLDALIEATAVPQVRLQIIPFDAGGHAAASGAFSILRFGDVDLPDIVYIEQLTSAIYLDKRDDLDYYALAMERLCVEATPPERTRELLTRVRDELYAG, translated from the coding sequence GTGACGACGGTGTCCGCCGAGGGGGGCCCGACCAGCGGGCCGACAGTGCTTCGCATGCTGCTGGGGGCGCAGCTGCGCCGGCTCCGCGAGGGCGCCGGAGTCAGTCGGGAGAGCGCCGGCTGGGAGATCCGTTCCTCCGAGTCGAAGATCAGCCGGATGGAGCTGGGTCGGGTCGGCTTCAAGGAGCGCGACGTCGCCGACCTGCTCACCCTCTACGGCGTCACCGCCGCCGAGGAGCGTGGGCCGCTGCTCAAGCTGGCCCGCGACGCGAACAGCCCCGGCTGGTGGCACGGCTACGGCGACGTGCTGCCCTCCTGGTTCCAGTCCTACCTGGGGCTGGAGGCCGCGGCCGTGCTGATCCGCACGTACGAGGTCCAGTTCGTCCCCGGCCTGCTCCAGACCCCCGAGTACGCCCGGGCGGTGATCCGGCTCGGCCACCGGGGCGCCCTGCCCGGGGAGCTCGACCGGCGGGTCGGTCTGCGGATGGAGCGTCAGCGGGTGTTGCGTCGCAGCGACCCGCCCCAGCTCTGGGCGGTGCTCGACGAGGCCGCGCTGCGCCGGCCGATCGGCGGCGTCGAGGTGATGCGCGAGCAGCTCGACGCGCTGATCGAGGCCACCGCCGTGCCGCAGGTCCGGCTTCAGATCATCCCCTTCGACGCCGGTGGGCACGCCGCCGCCAGCGGCGCCTTCAGCATCCTCCGCTTCGGTGACGTGGACCTGCCGGACATCGTCTACATCGAGCAGCTCACCAGCGCGATCTATCTGGACAAGCGCGACGATCTCGACTACTACGCGCTGGCCATGGAGCGGCTCTGCGTGGAGGCCACGCCGCCGGAGCGGACCCGCGAGCTGCTGACCCGGGTCCGCGACGAGCTCTACGCGGGCTGA
- a CDS encoding LacI family DNA-binding transcriptional regulator, giving the protein MKPTLQDVADAVGVSRSTVSNAYSRPDQLSAALRARILDAAGRLGYPGPNPTARSLRRGVVGAVGVLFTSRLSYAFTDPFAVRFLAGVGEAVERHGSNLLLVPLPAERARVRAAIDNAAVDGFCVYCAGDEDWALNAIRARGLPYVTTAPRADAGPTDRYVGIDERAAARSIADHVAALGHRRVALLGESVLPQAAAGPLRLAGPADAPHPTTRGRLTGFAEAFAAVGVEWSAVTVLNATDNSRAAGAAALSAALAGDRPPTAVLACSDVLALGALDALARAGERLAHPVSVTGFDDIAEAASAGLTTVRQPAEEKGRLAAALLLEPPADPADGHVLLPTDLVVRTSTGPAPRS; this is encoded by the coding sequence GTGAAACCGACCCTGCAGGACGTCGCGGACGCGGTCGGCGTCTCCCGGAGCACCGTCTCCAACGCCTACAGCCGGCCCGACCAGCTCTCGGCCGCCCTCCGCGCGAGGATCCTCGACGCGGCGGGTCGCCTCGGCTATCCCGGCCCCAACCCGACCGCCCGCTCGCTGCGTCGCGGCGTCGTCGGGGCGGTCGGCGTCCTCTTCACCTCGCGGCTGTCGTACGCGTTCACCGATCCGTTCGCGGTGCGCTTCCTCGCCGGCGTCGGCGAGGCGGTCGAGCGGCACGGCAGCAACCTCCTGCTGGTGCCGCTGCCCGCCGAACGCGCCCGGGTCCGCGCCGCCATCGACAACGCGGCCGTCGACGGCTTCTGCGTCTACTGCGCCGGAGACGAGGACTGGGCCCTGAACGCCATCCGTGCCCGAGGGCTGCCGTACGTCACCACCGCCCCCCGGGCGGACGCCGGCCCGACCGACCGCTACGTCGGCATCGACGAGCGGGCGGCCGCCCGGTCAATCGCCGACCACGTCGCCGCGCTCGGCCACCGCCGGGTGGCCCTGCTCGGCGAGTCCGTGCTGCCCCAGGCCGCCGCCGGACCGCTCCGCCTGGCCGGCCCGGCCGACGCCCCGCACCCGACGACGCGCGGCCGGCTCACCGGCTTCGCCGAGGCGTTCGCCGCCGTCGGCGTGGAGTGGTCCGCCGTCACCGTGCTCAACGCCACCGACAACAGCCGCGCCGCCGGCGCCGCCGCCCTCAGCGCCGCCCTGGCCGGCGACCGGCCGCCCACCGCCGTGCTGGCCTGCTCCGACGTGCTCGCCCTCGGCGCGCTCGACGCGCTCGCCCGGGCCGGCGAGCGGCTGGCGCATCCCGTCTCGGTCACCGGCTTCGACGACATCGCCGAGGCCGCCTCCGCCGGGCTCACCACCGTCCGGCAACCGGCCGAGGAGAAGGGCCGGCTCGCCGCCGCGCTGCTGCTGGAACCGCCGGCCGACCCGGCCGACGGACACGTCCTGCTCCCCACCGACCTCGTCGTCCGCACCTCCACCGGTCCCGCCCCAAGGAGTTGA